The proteins below are encoded in one region of Neisseria macacae ATCC 33926:
- a CDS encoding NnrS family protein — MNKFFTHPMRPFFVGAAVLAILGALVFFISPGAIVLHRQIFLELMLPAAYGGFLTAAMLEWTGYKGRLKPVATVLAALLLAASVLLPFAPQTASFFVAAYWLVLLLFCAWLIWLDRNTDNFALLMLLAAFTVFQTAYAVSGDLNLLRAQVHLNMAAVMFVSVRVSVLLGAEALKECRLKDPVFIPNVVYKNIAITFLLLHAAAELWLPAQTAGFTALAVGFILLAKLRELHHHELLRKHYVRTYYLLQLFAAAGYLWTGAAKLQNLPASAPLHLITLGGMMGGVMMVWLTAGLWHSGFTKLDYPKLCRIAVPILFAAAVSRAVLMNVNPIFFITVPAILTAAVFVLYLLTFVPIFRANAFTDDPE; from the coding sequence ATGAATAAATTTTTCACCCACCCCATGCGGCCGTTTTTCGTCGGCGCGGCGGTGCTTGCCATACTCGGCGCGTTGGTGTTTTTCATCAGCCCCGGCGCCATCGTCCTGCACCGCCAAATCTTCTTAGAACTCATGCTGCCTGCGGCATACGGCGGTTTTCTGACTGCTGCGATGCTCGAATGGACGGGCTATAAAGGTCGTCTGAAACCCGTTGCCACCGTCTTGGCGGCGCTGTTGCTTGCCGCATCCGTCCTGCTGCCGTTTGCGCCGCAAACCGCTTCGTTTTTCGTTGCCGCCTATTGGCTGGTGTTGCTGCTGTTCTGCGCTTGGCTGATTTGGCTCGACCGCAATACTGACAACTTTGCCCTGCTAATGTTGCTTGCCGCGTTCACCGTTTTTCAGACGGCCTATGCCGTCAGCGGCGATTTGAACCTGTTGCGCGCGCAAGTGCATCTGAACATGGCGGCGGTCATGTTCGTATCCGTCCGCGTCAGCGTCCTTCTGGGTGCGGAAGCCCTTAAAGAATGCCGTCTGAAAGACCCCGTATTCATTCCCAACGTCGTCTATAAAAACATCGCCATCACCTTCCTGCTGCTGCACGCCGCCGCCGAACTTTGGCTGCCCGCGCAAACCGCCGGTTTTACCGCGCTCGCCGTCGGTTTCATCCTGCTTGCCAAGCTGCGCGAACTGCACCATCACGAACTCTTGCGCAAACACTACGTCCGTACCTATTACCTGCTCCAGCTTTTTGCCGCCGCAGGCTATCTGTGGACAGGCGCGGCGAAACTGCAAAACCTGCCCGCCTCCGCGCCCCTGCACCTGATTACCCTCGGCGGCATGATGGGCGGCGTGATGATGGTGTGGCTGACCGCCGGACTGTGGCACAGCGGCTTTACCAAACTCGACTACCCCAAACTCTGCCGCATCGCCGTCCCCATCCTCTTCGCCGCCGCCGTCTCGCGCGCTGTTTTAATGAACGTGAATCCGATATTCTTCATCACCGTTCCCGCGATTCTGACCGCTGCCGTGTTCGTGCTTTATCTGTTGACGTTTGTACCAATATTTCGGGCGAATGCGTTTACGGACGATCCGGAGTGA